Proteins co-encoded in one Streptomyces sp. NBC_01571 genomic window:
- a CDS encoding response regulator yields the protein MPGKNFVVRTTPQETAAVADAAVDDLARRIALQLLEDPPHPPSADDPTRALTLLHVLTHLQRAAERLQRDAALDAARAGAGYPQIGEACDMTRQGARRRWPGLFHHSHEAPTEHPMMTTPARPFDVLLVEDDVADAMLIEEALSERGARNLVQVTDGVAALEHLRTPGSVRPDLIVLDLNMPRMNGRDLLRVLKADEDLQTIPVVVLTTSAAPDDVVGAYNSHANAYVTKPVNLAEFEQAVRSIDAFYLETATRPPRA from the coding sequence GTGCCTGGCAAGAACTTCGTCGTGCGGACCACTCCGCAGGAGACGGCCGCAGTCGCGGATGCGGCGGTCGATGATCTCGCGCGGCGCATCGCCCTTCAACTACTGGAAGACCCCCCACATCCCCCGTCAGCGGACGATCCGACGCGGGCCCTGACCCTGCTGCACGTACTGACCCACCTCCAGCGGGCCGCCGAGCGGCTCCAGCGGGACGCGGCCCTGGACGCCGCTCGGGCAGGGGCCGGATACCCGCAGATCGGCGAGGCATGCGACATGACTCGCCAAGGCGCCCGGCGTCGCTGGCCGGGACTCTTCCACCACTCCCACGAAGCCCCCACGGAGCATCCGATGATGACCACCCCTGCCCGCCCGTTCGACGTACTGCTCGTCGAGGACGACGTCGCCGACGCCATGCTCATCGAGGAAGCCCTCTCCGAGCGCGGGGCCCGCAACCTGGTCCAGGTCACCGACGGAGTCGCCGCGCTGGAACACCTGCGCACCCCGGGCAGCGTGCGTCCCGACCTCATCGTGCTCGACCTCAACATGCCCCGGATGAACGGCCGTGATCTGCTCCGGGTCCTGAAGGCCGACGAGGACCTGCAGACCATCCCCGTGGTCGTCCTCACCACGTCCGCCGCGCCGGACGACGTGGTCGGGGCCTACAACAGCCACGCCAACGCCTACGTGACCAAGCCCGTGAACCTGGCGGAATTCGAGCAGGCCGTCAGGAGCATCGACGCCTTCTACCTGGAGACCGCGACCCGACCGCCTCGCGCCTGA
- a CDS encoding YihY/virulence factor BrkB family protein — MAKLHLPGRKDHRGRDEVLPPEEVGPEPEVERAAPDTPAKLPKRAWGAALKGALREFKDDELADRAAALTYYGVLSLFPALLVLVSLLGVIGRSAADRVLTNLRQLTPGSAHDIITRAVDQLQNSSGAGSVVAIVGIVLAVWSASGYVAAFIRAANAVYDMPEGRPLWKILPVRVGVTVALMILAVAGSVIVVFSGGVARQAGSALGVGDTGLAVWSVAKWPVLVVLVTVMIAILYWASPNAKVKGFRWITPGSFLALVIWMIASTGFAFYVANFASYNRTYGTMAGVIVFLVWLWMTNLAILLGLEFDAETIRQRAIAGGHPPEAEPYTQPRDTRTWDEEDRRRLGDI; from the coding sequence ATGGCGAAGCTGCATCTTCCAGGGCGAAAAGATCACCGCGGCAGGGACGAGGTACTGCCGCCGGAGGAGGTCGGCCCGGAACCGGAGGTGGAGCGAGCGGCACCGGACACTCCGGCGAAGCTGCCGAAGCGTGCGTGGGGCGCGGCGCTGAAGGGTGCCCTGCGCGAGTTCAAGGACGACGAGCTGGCCGACCGGGCGGCGGCGCTGACGTACTACGGGGTGCTGTCGCTGTTCCCGGCGCTGCTGGTGCTCGTGTCCCTGCTGGGCGTCATCGGCAGGTCGGCGGCGGACAGGGTGCTGACCAACCTCAGGCAGCTCACCCCCGGCTCGGCCCACGACATCATCACCCGGGCCGTGGACCAACTGCAGAACAGCTCCGGCGCGGGCTCGGTCGTGGCGATCGTCGGCATCGTACTGGCGGTGTGGTCTGCGTCCGGCTACGTGGCGGCGTTCATCCGCGCCGCGAACGCCGTCTACGACATGCCGGAGGGTCGTCCGCTGTGGAAGATTCTGCCGGTGCGCGTCGGTGTGACCGTCGCGCTGATGATCCTCGCGGTCGCCGGCTCGGTCATCGTGGTCTTCTCCGGCGGCGTGGCCCGGCAGGCCGGGAGCGCGCTGGGCGTGGGAGACACGGGACTGGCGGTGTGGTCGGTCGCGAAATGGCCCGTGCTGGTCGTTCTGGTCACCGTCATGATCGCGATCCTGTACTGGGCGAGCCCGAACGCCAAGGTGAAAGGGTTCCGCTGGATCACACCGGGCAGCTTCCTCGCCCTCGTGATCTGGATGATCGCCTCCACCGGATTCGCGTTCTATGTAGCCAATTTCGCGTCCTACAACAGGACCTACGGCACGATGGCCGGGGTCATCGTCTTCCTGGTGTGGCTGTGGATGACCAACCTGGCGATCCTGCTGGGTCTGGAGTTCGACGCCGAGACGATCCGCCAGCGGGC
- a CDS encoding DUF427 domain-containing protein, producing the protein MITFPTAPDVRTTPEGLLWEPSARWVRGRKGNIPVVDSRHPVLVWEPRVPVPLYAFPREEVREDLLRPAKHPLTGTHTGSRIFYDLEVDGELLENAAWTFPADDLAGHIAFEWFRRVGRGLDHWYEEEEEIFIHPRDPHKRVDAIPSRRHVRVEIDGTVVADTHHPVLLFETGLPTRYYMPREDVRMELFEPTRHSTGCPYKGTAAYWSWRGEAGVPDTPPNIVWSYPEPLPAVGAVKDLLAFYNEAVDITVDGDRLERPVTPFTRTLPERSPG; encoded by the coding sequence ATGATCACGTTTCCCACCGCCCCGGACGTCAGAACCACCCCCGAAGGCCTTCTGTGGGAGCCGAGCGCACGCTGGGTACGCGGCCGCAAGGGAAACATCCCCGTCGTCGACAGCAGGCACCCCGTCCTCGTGTGGGAACCACGGGTGCCGGTTCCGCTGTACGCCTTCCCGCGCGAGGAGGTCCGCGAGGACCTGCTGCGCCCCGCGAAGCACCCGCTGACCGGCACCCACACCGGATCGCGGATCTTCTACGACCTGGAGGTCGACGGCGAACTGCTGGAGAACGCGGCCTGGACGTTTCCGGCCGACGACCTGGCCGGACACATCGCCTTCGAGTGGTTCCGACGCGTCGGACGGGGCCTGGACCACTGGTACGAGGAGGAGGAAGAGATCTTCATCCACCCCCGCGACCCGCACAAACGGGTGGACGCCATCCCCAGCCGCCGCCACGTCCGGGTCGAGATCGACGGTACGGTCGTCGCCGACACCCACCACCCGGTCCTGCTCTTCGAGACCGGCCTGCCGACGCGGTACTACATGCCGCGCGAGGACGTCCGGATGGAACTGTTCGAACCGACCCGCCACAGCACCGGCTGCCCCTACAAGGGGACCGCCGCGTACTGGTCGTGGCGAGGAGAGGCCGGAGTTCCCGACACCCCGCCGAACATCGTCTGGAGCTACCCGGAGCCGCTGCCCGCGGTGGGCGCCGTCAAGGACCTCCTCGCCTTCTACAACGAGGCGGTGGACATCACCGTGGACGGCGACCGCCTTGAACGCCCGGTCACCCCGTTCACCAGGACACTCCCGGAGCGGTCGCCCGGATGA
- a CDS encoding ATP-binding protein: MTGDERPPRARELSTWTTRRWLRVGVAVSLTVLAVLGVTGAWILGRTASISDNLVDVKSPALTTSIRLESALLNQETGIRGYGLTGTPDFLKPYQQGLAEQKTDIASLSELLRGDRAGLRDLKAVQDAVEKWQSRIARPIAASPPGTPSPLTTERAAEGKTVFDTLRAAMVTQQDGLRAARAQARADLATTMRVRNWVFSAIAVVIAILAGVVFEALRRGITTPLERLGADARAIADGDFAHPITPTGPADLRQLSGEIDSMRQRLVRELDFSEEARLRLDEQSTELQRSNAELEQFAYVASHDLQEPLRKVSSFTQLLQRRYGGQLDERADQYIDFAVDGANRMQTLINDLLDFSRVGRVHHAHQSVDLDSVMKRSLSALSVSIEEAGAVITQDELPTLVADPTQMGMLWQNLIGNAVKFRRPQEAPKIHVSAVRDGALWRFAVTDNGIGIAPEYAEKVFVIFQRLHTKDAYHGSGIGLAMCRKIVEFHGGTIFVDPEYTGGTRITFTLAGEPVETGLPSTAAEETRSGAQPTA, from the coding sequence ATGACCGGCGACGAGAGACCGCCGCGTGCGCGGGAGCTTTCCACGTGGACGACCCGGCGATGGCTTCGTGTCGGGGTGGCCGTGTCCTTGACCGTCCTGGCCGTGCTCGGAGTCACCGGAGCGTGGATCCTGGGGCGGACGGCGTCGATCAGCGACAACCTCGTGGACGTGAAATCCCCCGCGCTGACCACCTCGATCCGCCTGGAATCGGCCCTGCTCAACCAGGAGACCGGCATCCGCGGCTATGGGCTCACCGGGACGCCGGACTTCCTCAAGCCCTATCAGCAGGGGCTCGCCGAGCAGAAAACGGACATCGCGTCGCTGTCGGAGCTGCTCCGGGGCGACCGGGCAGGTCTTCGCGATCTGAAGGCCGTACAGGACGCCGTGGAGAAGTGGCAGTCACGGATCGCCCGGCCGATCGCCGCCTCACCGCCCGGGACGCCCTCACCGCTGACCACCGAACGCGCCGCGGAAGGCAAGACGGTCTTCGACACGCTCCGCGCGGCCATGGTCACCCAGCAGGACGGGTTGCGTGCCGCCCGGGCCCAGGCGCGCGCGGACCTGGCCACCACGATGAGGGTGCGGAACTGGGTGTTCAGCGCGATCGCCGTGGTCATCGCCATCCTCGCGGGCGTGGTCTTCGAGGCACTGCGGCGTGGCATCACCACGCCGCTGGAGCGGCTCGGGGCGGACGCCCGCGCCATCGCCGACGGCGACTTCGCTCATCCCATCACGCCGACCGGCCCCGCGGACCTGCGTCAGCTGAGCGGCGAGATCGACTCCATGCGCCAACGGCTCGTGCGGGAACTGGACTTCAGTGAGGAGGCACGGCTGCGCCTCGACGAGCAGTCCACGGAGCTCCAGCGGTCCAACGCCGAGCTGGAGCAGTTCGCCTACGTGGCCTCCCACGACCTCCAGGAACCACTGCGCAAGGTCTCCAGCTTCACCCAGCTGCTGCAGCGGCGCTACGGAGGTCAGCTCGACGAGCGGGCCGACCAGTACATCGATTTCGCGGTCGACGGAGCGAATCGCATGCAGACCCTCATCAACGACCTGCTCGACTTCTCCCGCGTCGGCCGCGTCCACCACGCCCACCAGAGCGTGGACCTCGACTCGGTGATGAAGCGGAGCCTTTCCGCGCTCAGCGTCAGCATCGAGGAGGCGGGCGCGGTGATCACCCAGGACGAGCTGCCGACACTGGTCGCCGACCCCACCCAGATGGGCATGCTGTGGCAGAACCTGATCGGCAACGCCGTCAAGTTCCGCCGCCCGCAGGAGGCACCGAAGATCCACGTGTCCGCCGTGCGGGACGGTGCGCTGTGGCGGTTCGCGGTCACCGACAACGGAATCGGCATCGCCCCCGAGTACGCCGAGAAGGTGTTCGTGATCTTCCAGCGGCTCCACACCAAGGACGCCTACCACGGCAGTGGCATCGGACTCGCGATGTGCAGGAAGATCGTGGAATTCCACGGCGGGACCATCTTCGTCGACCCGGAGTACACGGGGGGCACCCGCATCACGTTCACCCTGGCCGGTGAACCCGTGGAGACGGGCCTCCCCTCCACCGCTGCGGAGGAGACCCGTTCCGGCGCGCAGCCGACGGCTTGA